One window of the Manihot esculenta cultivar AM560-2 chromosome 14, M.esculenta_v8, whole genome shotgun sequence genome contains the following:
- the LOC110630706 gene encoding pentatricopeptide repeat-containing protein At3g14330 translates to MIPAIPLFRSTPRPIEATVVSGPKSPKPQKPLLNQTLKSLSRSGKLDEAIRRIESSSSKCTEPETYALLLHACISHKSLEYGQRIYLQLLSESQEGHNLIQNPTLKSKLITLFSICGRLEEARHIFEDGLENNGAPESIWVAMAIGYSKNERFREALLVYIDMLLHDVQPGNFSFSVALKACVNLKDSRLGRGVHGQVIKSSEEPDQVVNNAILRLYAECGCLSEVVKMFDEMPQRNVVSWNSLIAGFAKQDQLFEALDVFRKMQSEGVGFSWVTITTLLPICARLATLHIGKELHAQIVKSAKRPDILVLNALIDMYVKCGTFDYGRRLFNGMRNKDLASWNAMLTGYAINGHMREAMELFDEMVSSGMTPDEVTFIALLSGCSHAGLTEDGIKLFDKMDIDFGVSPCLEHYACLVDILGRAGRIGDAIEIVKNMTMKPSASIWGSLLNSCHLHGDVHLGETIAEQLFELEPNNSGNYVMLSNIYANAGMWDSVNKVREIMQTRGIKKEAGCSWIQVKNIIHTFVAGGGFEFRNSVEYKKIWDELSEAMKKIGYIPDTSVVLHDVNEETKEMWVCGHSERLATIFALINTASGMPIRITKNLRVCKDCHSWIKIVSRVTERMIVLRDTNRFHHVKGGVCSCKDYW, encoded by the coding sequence ATGATTCCCGCTATTCCTCTCTTCAGAAGCACACCCCGCCCAATCGAAGCAACGGTTGTATCAGGCCCCAAATCGCCCAAACCACAAAAGCCCCTCCTCAACCAAACCCTCAAATCCCTCTCCAGATCAGGCAAACTCGACGAGGCAATTCGTCGGATAGAATCTTCATCTTCCAAGTGTACGGAGCCTGAGACATATGCCCTCCTTCTCCATGCTTGTATCTCCCATAAATCATTGGAATATGGACAAAGAATTTATCTGCAACTCCTCTCTGAAAGCCAAGAAGGTCACAACCTTATTCAAAATCCCACTTTAAAGAGCAAGCTCATTACTCTTTTCTCTATCTGTGGCCGTCTCGAAGAGGCACGCCACATTTTTGAAGATGGGCTTGAGAATAATGGCGCGCCCGAGTCGATTTGGGTTGCAATGGCAATTGGGTATTCCAAAAATGAGCGTTTTAGAGAGGCTTTGCTTGTTTACATTGACATGTTGTTGCATGATGTACAACCGGGTAATTTTTCGTTCTCTGTGGCTCTGAAAGCGTGTGTGAATTTGAAAGATTCAAGGCTTGGTAGAGGGGTCCATGGTCAGGTGATAAAGTCTAGTGAAGAACCTGATCAGGTGGTGAATAACGCTATTTTAAGGCTGTATGCAGAGTGTGGATGTCTGAGTGAAGTTGTGAAGATGTTTGACGAAATGCCTCAAAGGAATGTTGTTTCTTGGAATTCTTTGATTGCAGGTTTTGCTAAGCAAGATCAACTATTTGAGGCGTTGGATGTGTTCAGAAAGATGCAGAGTGAGGGAGTGGGATTTAGTTGGGTTACCATTACAACACTTTTGCCAATTTGTGCACGATTGGCAACTCTTCATATTGGAAAAGAGTTGCATGCGCAAATAGTTAAATCAGCAAAAAGACCAGATATCCTAGTTTTAAATGCGCTTATTGATATGTATGTCAAATGTGGAACCTTTGATTATGGCAGGAGACTGTTTAATGGAATGAGAAACAAGGACTTGGCATCTTGGAATGCTATGTTGACTGGATATGCAATCAATGGGCACATGCGAGAAGCAATGGAATTGTTTGATGAAATGGTTTCATCTGGCATGACACCTGATGAGGTTACGTTCATTGCATTGTTATCAGGTTGCAGCCATGCTGGGCTTACAGAGGATGGAATCAAATTGTTTGATAAAATGGACATAGATTTTGGGGTCTCACCGTGTTTAGAGCATTATGCTTGTTTGGTAGATATCCTGGGTAGGGCTGGAAGAATTGGGGACGCTATAGAGATAGTTAAAAACATGACAATGAAGCCAAGTGCCAGCATATGGGGATCATTGCTCAACTCATGCCACCTCCACGGTGACGTCCATCTTGGAGAGACTATAGCAGAGCAATTGTTTGAGCTTGAGCCAAATAATTCGGGGAATTATGTAATGCTTTCAAATATTTATGCAAATGCAGGGATGTGGGACTCGGTAAATAAGGTTAGAGAGATTATGCAAACAAGAGGAATTAAGAAAGAGGCTGGATGTAGTTGGATACAAGTGAAGAATATAATTCACACTTTTGTTGCAGGTGGGGGTTTTGAGTTCCGTAATTCTGTCGAGTATAAGAAGATCTGGGATGAATTGTCAGAAGCTATGAAAAAAATTGGTTATATCCCTGATACAAGTGTTGTTCTTCACGATGTAAATGAAGAAACGAAAGAAATGTGGGTATGCGGGCATAGTGAGCGCCTAGCAACTATTTTTGCACTCATAAATACTGCTAGTGGAATGCCTATTAGGATTACAAAGAATCTTCGTGTCTGTAAAGATTGCCACTCTTGGATCAAGATTGTGTCAAGAGTAACAGAAAGGATGATTGTTCTAAGAGACACAAATCGCTTCCACCACGTCAAAGGTGGTGTATGCTCTTGTAAGGATTACTGGTAA
- the LOC110630705 gene encoding plasma membrane ATPase 4 yields the protein MAKSITLEEIKNETVDLERIPIDEVFEQLKCNREGLSSEEGANRLQIFGPNKLEEKKESKFLKFLGFMWNPLSWVMEAAAIMAIALANGGGQPPDWQDFVGIVCLLVINSTISFIEENNAGNAAAALMAGLAPKTKVLRDGKWSEQEASILVPGDIISVKLGDIIPADARLLEGDPLKVDQSALTGESLPVTKNPGDEVFSGSTCKQGEIEAVVIATGVHTFFGKAAHLVDSTNQVGHFQKVLTAIGNFCICSIAVGMLIEIIVMYPIQHRKYRNGIDNLLVLLIGGIPIAMPTVLSVTMAIGSHKLSQQGAITKRMTAIEEMAGMDVLCSDKTGTLTLNKLSIDKALIEVFAKGVEKDHVILLAARASRVENQDAIDAAMVGMLADPKEARAGIREVHFLPFNPVDKRTALTYIDANGNWHRASKGAPEQILNLCNSREDLRKKVHSVIDKFAERGLRSLGVARQQVPEKSKDSPGGPWEFVGLLNLFDPPRHDSAETIRRALNLGVNVKMITGDQLAIAKETGRRLGMGTNMYPSASLLGQDKDASIAALPVEELIEKADGFAGVFPEHKYEIVKKLQERKHIVGMTGDGVNDAPALKKADIGIAVADATDAARGASDIVLTEPGLSVIISAVLTSRAIFQRMKNYTIYAVSITIRIVFGFLFIALIWKFDFSPFMVLIIAILNDGTIMTISKDRVKPSPLPDSWKLKEIFATGVVLGGYLALMTVIFFWAMHKTDFFPDKFGVRSIRDSEHEMMGALYLQVSIVSQALIFVTRSRSWSYVERPGLLLMTAFVIAQLVATLIAVYANWGFARIKGIGWGWAGVIWIYSVVFYIPLDFLKFAIRYILSGKAWLNLLENKTAFTTKKDYGKEEREAQWALAQRTLHGLQPPETASIFNEKSSYRELSEIAEQAKRRAEVARLRELHTLKGHVESVVKLKGLDIDTIQQHYTV from the exons ATGGCTAAGTCTATCACTCTTGAAGAGATCAAGAACGAAACTGTTGATCTG GAAAGGATTCCCATTGATGAAGTGTTTGAGCAACTAAAATGTAACAGAGAAGGTTTATCTTCGGAGGAAGGAGCCAACAGGCTTCAAATCTTTGGCCCCAACAAACTAGAAGAGAAAAAG GAAAGCAAATTTCTCAAGTTTCTGGGGTTTATGTGGAATCCATTATCATGGGTCATGGAAGCTGCAGCTATTATGGCAATTGCACTGGCAAATGGTGGTGGGCAACCCCCAGATTGGCAGGACTTTGTTggtattgtttgcttgcttgttatcaactctactatcagttttATTGAAGAAAACAATGCCGGTAACGCTGCTGCCGCTCTTATGGCTGGTCTGGCTCCTAAAACTAAG GTTCTTAGGGATGGAAAATGGTCCGAGCAAGAAGCTTCAATTCTAGTTCCAGGAGATATCATTAGTGTCAAATTGGGAGATATCATCCCTGCTGATGCTCGTCTTCTAGAGGGTGATCCGTTGAAGGTTGATCAATCTGCCCTCACTGGAGAATCACTTCCAGTGACCAAGAATCCTGGGGATGAAGTTTTCTCTGGTTCCACTTGCAAACAAGGAGAAATTGAAGCTGTTGTTATAGCAACTGGTGTCCACACCTTCTTTGGAAAGGCTGCACATCTTGTGGATAGCACCAACCAAGTTGGGCACTTCCAGAAAGTGCTAACTGCTATTGGGAATTTCTGTATTTGTTCTATAGCAGTTGGAATGTTGATTGAGATCATTGTCATGTACCCAATTCAGCACCGCAAATATAGAAATGGAATTGACAATCTTTTGGTTCTCTTGATTGGAGGTATCCCAATTGCCATGCCAACAGTCTTGTCTGTGACAATGGCTATTGGGTCACACAAGTTGTCTCAACAGGGGGCCATCACTAAGCGTATGACTGCCATCGAAGAAATGGCTGGTATGGATGTGCTTTGCAGTGACAAAACTGGCACCTTGACCCTCAACAAGCTGAGTATTGACAAAGCCTTGATCGAAGTGTTCGCGAAGGGAGTGGAAAAAGATCATGTGATCCTACTTGCTGCTAGGGCTTCTAGAGTGGAGAATCAGGATGCAATCGATGCTGCCATGGTTGGAATGCTTGCTGATCCTAAAGAG GCAAGAGCTGGTATAAGAGAGGTTCACTTCTTACCATTCAATCCTGTGGACAAGAGGACTGCTTTGACTTACATTGATGCCAATGGCAACTGGCACCGAGCAAGTAAAGGTGCCCCCGAGCAG ATCTTGAACTTGTGCAATTCAAGGGAAGATCTCAGGAAGAAAGTTCATTCTGTTATAGACAAGTTTGCTGAACGTGGGCTTCGGTCATTGGGTGTGGCTAGACAG CAAGTGCCTGAGAAATCAAAGGACAGTCCAGGTGGTCCATGGGAGTTTGTTGGTCTGTTGAACCTCTTTGATCCTCCTAGGCATGATAGTGCAGAAACTATCCGCAGGGCTCTCAACCTTGGTGTGAATGTTAAGATGATTACTG GCGATCAGCTCGCCATTGCAAAGGAGACCGGGCGAAGACTTGGAATGGGAACAAACATGTATCCATCTGCTTCTTTGCTTGGTCAAGACAAGGATGCTAGTATTGCTGCACTTCCTGTAGAAGAGTTGATTGAGAAGGCAGATGGCTTTGCTGGAGTGTTTCCAG AGCACAAATACGAAATAGTGAAGAAGTTGCAAGAAAGGAAGCACATTGTTGGAATGACTGGTGATGGTGTTAATGATGCACCTGCTTTGAAGAAGGCAGATATCGGTATAGCTGTTGCTGATGCTACAGATGCTGCACGAGGTGCATCTGATATTGTTCTAACCGAACCTGGATTGAGCGTTATTATTAGTGCTGTGCTGACTAGTAGAGCTATTTTCCAAAGGATGAAGAACTATACT ATCTATGCAGTGTCCATCACAATCCGTATCGTG TTTGGTTTCCTGTTTATTGCTCTTATATGGAAGTTTGACTTCTCtcctttcatggttttgattaTTGCGATCCTAAATGATG GAACAATTATGACAATATCAAAGGATAGAGTGAAGCCATCACCCTTGCCTGATAGCTGGAAACTAAAAGAGATATTTGCTACTGGAGTTGTGCTTGGTGGTTACTTGGCATTGATGACAGTTATATTCTTCTGGGCTATGCATAAAACTGACTTCTTTCCG GACAAATTTGGTGTAAGGTCCATTCGAGATAGCGAGCATGAAATGATGGGTGCTTTGTACCTTCAAGTCAGTATTGTAAGCCAGGCTCTCATTTTCGTGACTCGATCTCGCAGCTGGTCTTACGTTGAACGCCCCGGTCTGCTACTGATGACTGCATTCGTAATTGCACAACTG GTTGCGACTTTGATTGCCGTATACGCCAACTGGGGCTTTGCAAGGATCAAAGGAATTGGCTGGGGATGGGCTGGAGTTATCTGGATTTACAGTGTTGTTTTCTATATCCCACTTGACTTCTTGAAGTTTGCCATTCGTTACATCTTGAGTGGAAAGGCTTGGCTCAACTTGCTAGAGAACAAA ACTGCATTCACCACCAAGAAGGATTATGGTAAAGAGGAGAGAGAAGCTCAATGGGCTCTTGCTCAGAGGACCTTGCATGGACTTCAACCACCAGAAACTGCCAGTATCTTCAATGAAAAGAGCAGCTACAGAGAGTTGTCTGAGATTGCAGAACAGGCTAAGAGACGAGCTGAGGTTGCACG GCTTCGGGAGCTTCACACGCTCAAGGGACACGTCGAGTCAGTTGTGAAGCTTAAAGGATTGGACATTGATACCATCCAGCAACATTATACAGTGTAA